Proteins encoded within one genomic window of Arachis ipaensis cultivar K30076 chromosome B08, Araip1.1, whole genome shotgun sequence:
- the LOC107610998 gene encoding uncharacterized protein LOC107610998 encodes MKSRGETIKKLESQVGHLSQQIHKSTDSFPSDTEKNPRGEMKNVKWEECKAITLKNEEMLEEDTSKPTEHSQGSFQGNLEEKEQGNEPVQGKEPKKEETLKPYVPKAPFPQRLKGGEKEKTYTRFLDIFKSLHVNTPFLEALQHMPAYIKCIKELLAKKSTLKGGQTVVINKECNALVQKDLPTKKKDPESFHIPCVIRDTMIDKGFCDLGANINLMPLYLMRRLQINELRPTYVILQLADKTQKQAVGVVENVLVKVGKYFLPINFVVLDMEESYLHPIILGRPFLATARALIDVEQGELILRIHDEHLTFHVFKPTPESEP; translated from the coding sequence ATGAAAAGCAGAGGAGAGACCATTAAGAAGCTTGAATCTCAAGTAGGACACCTCTCTCAGCAGATTCATAAGTCCACTGATAGTTTTCCAAGTGACACTGAGAAAAATCCAAGAGGGGAAATGAAGAATGTAAAATGGGAAGAGTGTAAGGCAATCACTCTTAAAAATGAAGAAATGCTGGAAGAAGATACTAGCAAGCCAACAGAGCACAGCCAAGGAAGTTTCCAGGGAAACTTGGAGGAGAAAGAACAAGGGAATGAACCTGTACAAGGGAAAGAACCAAAAAAGGAGGAAACCCTGaaaccttatgtgccaaaggcaccattCCCTCAGAGACTCAAGGGTGGTGAGAAGGAGAAAACATACACTAGATTCCTGGACATATTTAAGTCTCTTCATGTCAATACCCCTTTTCTTGAAGCCCTCCAACATATGCCTGCCTACATTAAATGTATAAAGGAGCTGCTAGCTAAGAAGAGCACCTTGAAGGGGGGACAAACAGTGGTGATAAATAAGGAATGTAATGCCCTCGTCCAGAAGGACTTGCCCACAAAGAAAAAGGATCCAGAAAGTTTTCACATCCCATGCGTTATAAGGGATACAATGATTGACAAAGGATTCTGTGATTTGGGGGCAAACATAAATCTCATGCCTCTATATCTCATGAGAAGGCTGCAAATTAATGAGCTAAGACCCACATATGTAATCCTTCAACTGGCTGACAAGACTcagaaacaagcagtaggagtagTGGAAAATGTActggtaaaggttgggaagtacttCCTCCCCATAAACTTTGTTGTTCTGGACATGGAGGAAAGCTACCTCCATCCAATCATTCTAGGGAGACCATTTTTAGCCACTgctagagcgctcatagatgtagaACAAGGGGAGTTAATACTGAGAATACATGACGAACATCTCACCTTCCATGTTTTCAAGCCTACACCTGAATCTGAGCCATAA